In one window of Caenimonas aquaedulcis DNA:
- a CDS encoding FRG domain-containing protein translates to MFNFLVTSLDGAWEQPGYEYERGRFLEFTSDDIAASFRELKAAQLKALLDMPCLFAYEGTSEAMRVGRLKSVKLRNDGRLLFVVPEIDPAVPPIPFEAIKPLQTALDIRNWELNRTHWAIKDEDLYQVLADAGIGQPAVVSLRVVKADLPPPAKASFQADTVGAFIGHVLSLNHGGREVFYRGHSNRTKYRLEPSIFRRDEHGNYIYRDAEDRMYRELLVSNSIDFQGDVYTLDRLVRMQHYSLPTRLLDITSNPLIALYFACKSNLDQDGEVIVFSIDRQKIKYFDSDTASCLANLTRLPKTSKDELDFSSLEVRKFNKQQSLKQLLHFIKEEKPFFEPRLDPGHLRSIVCVKGKHTNNRIAFQSGAFLLFGYDVTLDEGGNTEIAVQRIAVMNKSGVLKQLDQLNINESTVFPYIENSAKYIAQKFAFQDPQKHV, encoded by the coding sequence ATGTTCAATTTTTTGGTTACGTCACTTGATGGAGCCTGGGAACAACCAGGTTACGAATATGAACGCGGTAGGTTCCTCGAGTTCACTAGCGACGACATTGCTGCAAGCTTTCGTGAGCTAAAGGCAGCGCAGCTTAAGGCATTATTGGATATGCCTTGCCTCTTCGCATATGAAGGTACAAGCGAAGCGATGCGAGTCGGCCGTTTGAAAAGCGTCAAGTTGAGAAACGATGGTCGGCTGCTTTTTGTGGTTCCTGAGATCGATCCCGCTGTTCCGCCGATCCCATTCGAAGCTATCAAGCCGCTACAAACTGCGCTCGACATTCGAAACTGGGAACTCAATCGTACGCATTGGGCAATCAAGGACGAAGACCTATATCAAGTATTGGCCGATGCGGGCATCGGCCAACCAGCCGTGGTTTCGCTAAGAGTTGTAAAGGCGGACTTGCCGCCGCCCGCTAAGGCTTCGTTCCAGGCCGATACAGTCGGGGCGTTCATTGGACACGTCCTAAGCCTGAATCACGGTGGAAGGGAGGTTTTTTATCGCGGTCACTCCAACCGGACCAAATACCGTCTCGAACCGTCGATCTTTCGGAGGGACGAGCATGGCAACTACATATACAGGGATGCCGAAGACCGCATGTATCGTGAGCTGTTAGTTTCCAATTCAATTGACTTTCAGGGGGATGTCTATACCTTGGACCGGCTTGTGAGAATGCAGCACTACTCGTTGCCGACGCGTTTGCTCGACATCACTTCAAACCCTCTGATTGCTTTGTACTTTGCCTGTAAGAGCAACCTCGACCAGGACGGCGAAGTCATAGTCTTCTCGATAGACCGCCAGAAGATCAAGTACTTTGATTCAGACACTGCCAGCTGCCTCGCGAACCTAACCAGGCTGCCCAAGACGTCGAAGGACGAATTAGATTTCAGTAGCTTAGAGGTTCGAAAATTTAATAAGCAGCAGTCCTTAAAACAACTCCTTCATTTCATCAAAGAAGAGAAACCGTTCTTTGAACCTCGTCTAGACCCAGGTCACCTCCGTTCTATCGTGTGTGTGAAGGGAAAGCACACTAACAACCGCATTGCCTTTCAGTCAGGCGCGTTTCTTCTATTCGGCTACGACGTCACCTTAGATGAGGGTGGTAATACCGAAATTGCTGTGCAACGCATCGCGGTGATGAACAAGAGCGGCGTATTAAAGCAGTTGGACCAACTAAATATCAACGAAAGCACTGTGTTCCCCTACATTGAGAACTCTGCGAAATACATCGCGCAGAAATTCGCATTTCAAGACCCCCAAAAACATGTTTAG
- a CDS encoding BrnT family toxin, with protein sequence MNFEWDDGKNAANLAKHHVSFFEAQFAFADPHRVITKDLDHSRVEERFYCLGKVTGGVLTVRFTYRKGVIRIIGAGFWRKGKAVYEKENHLHR encoded by the coding sequence ATGAACTTTGAGTGGGACGACGGGAAGAATGCGGCGAACCTGGCCAAGCACCATGTCTCCTTCTTCGAAGCCCAGTTCGCATTCGCCGATCCGCATCGCGTCATCACCAAGGATCTGGATCACAGCAGGGTCGAAGAGCGCTTTTATTGCCTGGGGAAGGTCACAGGCGGTGTCCTCACTGTCCGCTTCACGTATCGAAAGGGTGTGATCCGAATCATCGGCGCCGGATTCTGGCGCAAAGGAAAGGCAGTTTATGAAAAAGAAAATCACTTACACCGATGA
- a CDS encoding GNAT family N-acetyltransferase, with the protein MGGQYLAPREVRTQRLLLRPFVLADHARYARFSADPEVMRYMGTGVVSTPEMAWRSMSALLGHWEMLGYGIWAIDLPGTGVIGHAGYIDVPGWPGFELGWMLGREYWGQGYAREAAATALEIAYATLKRDRVISLIRPPNAASIKLALALGAVGEGSTDLLGSPAEVYVHQP; encoded by the coding sequence GTGGGCGGCCAATATCTCGCGCCGCGCGAGGTCCGGACGCAGCGGTTGCTGCTGCGTCCCTTCGTCCTCGCGGACCATGCGCGTTACGCGAGGTTCAGCGCCGACCCGGAGGTGATGCGCTACATGGGCACGGGCGTGGTGAGCACGCCCGAGATGGCGTGGCGCAGCATGTCGGCGCTGCTCGGCCACTGGGAGATGCTGGGCTACGGCATCTGGGCCATCGACCTGCCCGGCACGGGGGTGATCGGGCATGCGGGGTACATCGACGTACCGGGCTGGCCTGGCTTCGAACTGGGGTGGATGCTCGGGCGCGAGTATTGGGGGCAGGGTTATGCGCGCGAAGCGGCGGCCACCGCGCTGGAGATCGCGTACGCAACCCTGAAGCGCGATCGCGTGATCAGCCTCATCCGGCCGCCGAACGCAGCTTCGATCAAGTTGGCGCTGGCGCTGGGGGCGGTCGGGGAGGGGTCGACGGACTTGCTGGGGAGCCCGGCGGAGGTGTACGTGCATCAGCCATGA
- a CDS encoding Bug family tripartite tricarboxylate transporter substrate binding protein, which produces MPARFIGALLLLGSVFGAQAQGDYPTKPIRFIVPYTPAGTTDILARLVGQYLGTKLGQTVVIENRPGGGNNIGTEMVVRAPADGYTMLLVNPANAINATLYPNLGFNVLNDLAPVGGIIRVPNVMTVTKNFPAKTVAEFIDYAKKNPDKVNMASSGSGTSVHLSGEIFKSMAGIQMKHIPYKGAGPATVDLIAGQVDVIFDNMPSIIAHIRSGAVRPLGVTTAQRSPTLPDVPAIAETVPGYEASAWFGIAMPKGTPPAAIARMNRELNAALADPEMKVKLANLGGVPIPGTPEEFWALHRMETDKWSKAVKESGAKAE; this is translated from the coding sequence ATGCCGGCTAGATTCATCGGGGCTTTGCTGCTGCTCGGCAGCGTGTTCGGCGCGCAGGCGCAGGGCGACTATCCGACCAAGCCCATCCGCTTCATCGTGCCGTACACGCCGGCCGGCACCACGGACATCCTGGCGCGGCTGGTGGGCCAGTACCTCGGGACGAAACTCGGCCAGACGGTGGTGATCGAGAACCGTCCCGGCGGCGGCAACAACATCGGCACCGAGATGGTGGTGCGCGCGCCCGCGGACGGCTACACCATGCTGCTGGTCAACCCGGCGAATGCGATCAACGCGACGCTGTACCCCAACCTGGGCTTCAACGTCCTGAACGACCTCGCGCCGGTGGGCGGGATCATCCGCGTGCCGAACGTGATGACGGTGACGAAGAATTTCCCCGCGAAGACGGTGGCGGAGTTCATCGACTACGCGAAGAAGAACCCCGACAAGGTGAACATGGCGTCGTCCGGCTCGGGCACGTCGGTGCACCTCTCGGGCGAGATCTTCAAGTCGATGGCCGGCATCCAGATGAAGCACATCCCCTACAAGGGCGCGGGCCCGGCGACGGTGGACCTCATCGCCGGCCAGGTCGACGTGATCTTCGACAACATGCCGTCCATCATCGCGCACATCCGCTCGGGCGCGGTGCGCCCGCTGGGCGTGACCACGGCGCAGCGCTCGCCGACGCTGCCCGACGTGCCGGCGATCGCGGAGACCGTGCCCGGGTACGAAGCGAGCGCGTGGTTCGGCATCGCCATGCCCAAAGGCACGCCGCCGGCCGCGATCGCGCGCATGAACCGCGAGCTCAACGCCGCCCTCGCGGACCCGGAGATGAAGGTGAAGCTCGCGAACCTGGGCGGCGTGCCGATTCCCGGCACGCCCGAGGAGTTCTGGGCGCTGCACCGCATGGAGACCGACAAGTGGTCCAAGGCGGTGAAGGAATCGGGCGCCAAGGCGGAATAG
- a CDS encoding Bug family tripartite tricarboxylate transporter substrate binding protein: MQRKTSSDELNFTRRQALGALAAAGLASAMPAFAQSGTVRFILPNATGSGVDAITRAAQPALQKALGATVIVDNQPGAGGIVGLQQLARSAPDGNTLSVVSNNVVIFPSVIKTLPFDMPGDFTPIAVVGATPMVMVVNPAKVPATNAKEFIALLKSKPGQLNFASGGTGTILHLASEMFLEEAGVTAKHIPYKGVGPMVTDLIGGQVEFGVAALPSVQSQIKAGQLRAIGVCAGQRTPAAPDIPTFVEQGLPNYTMEAWFAVIGPKGMSAAAVKKAHDAITAAFADPAVKETMAKQGNTINIGTPEQAQVAFRRELTKYAALVKKAGIEPQ; encoded by the coding sequence ATGCAACGCAAGACATCATCTGACGAGCTAAATTTCACCAGGCGCCAGGCCCTGGGCGCACTCGCCGCCGCCGGGCTCGCCAGTGCGATGCCTGCCTTCGCGCAATCGGGCACCGTGCGCTTCATCCTGCCGAACGCCACCGGCTCGGGCGTCGACGCCATCACGCGCGCCGCGCAACCCGCATTGCAGAAGGCGCTGGGCGCCACCGTCATCGTGGACAACCAGCCGGGCGCGGGCGGCATCGTGGGGCTGCAGCAGCTCGCGCGCTCCGCACCGGACGGCAACACCTTGTCCGTGGTGTCGAACAACGTCGTCATCTTCCCGAGCGTGATCAAGACGCTGCCCTTCGACATGCCCGGCGACTTCACGCCGATCGCGGTGGTCGGCGCGACGCCGATGGTGATGGTGGTGAACCCGGCCAAGGTGCCGGCGACGAACGCGAAAGAATTCATCGCGCTGCTCAAGAGCAAGCCGGGCCAGCTCAACTTTGCCTCCGGCGGCACGGGCACGATCCTGCACCTCGCCTCGGAAATGTTCCTGGAAGAGGCGGGCGTCACGGCCAAGCACATCCCGTACAAGGGCGTGGGCCCGATGGTCACCGACCTCATCGGCGGCCAGGTGGAATTCGGCGTGGCCGCGCTGCCCAGCGTGCAGAGCCAGATCAAGGCCGGCCAGCTGCGCGCCATCGGCGTGTGCGCCGGCCAGCGCACGCCGGCCGCGCCGGACATCCCGACCTTCGTGGAGCAGGGCCTGCCCAACTACACGATGGAAGCGTGGTTCGCGGTGATCGGCCCCAAGGGCATGAGCGCCGCCGCGGTGAAGAAGGCGCACGACGCCATCACTGCCGCCTTCGCCGACCCGGCCGTCAAGGAAACGATGGCCAAGCAGGGCAACACCATCAACATCGGCACCCCCGAGCAGGCGCAGGTGGCCTTCAGGCGCGAACTCACGAAGTATGCGGCGCTGGTGAAGAAGGCCGGCATCGAGCCCCAGTAA
- a CDS encoding CaiB/BaiF CoA transferase family protein produces MTGTTAPQPLAGLRVVEFTHMVMGPTCGMVLADMGAEVIKVEPIDGDRTRRLLGAGSGFFPMFNRNKKSIGIDLHDPRGAEAARKLCATADVVAENFKPDTMAKYGLDYASLSKANPRIIYASHKGFLPGPYDHRTALDEVVQMMGGLAYMTGRPGDPLRAGTSVNDIMGGLFGAIGVLGALIQRGITGQGMEVQSALFENNVFLMGQHMLQFAMTGKHPAPMPARDNPWAVYDVFTVKDGEQIFLAAVSDAQWLTFCDALGFADLKAEPSLATNNLRVVERPRLLKAIAERIAHRSAAELASSMEKAGLPFAPIRKPEDLYDDEHLLATGGLADVTLPDGPKAGEKVKTTLFPITMAGQRLGVRMDPPRMGQHSRELLATAGFAASEIDELIAQGVAA; encoded by the coding sequence ATGACCGGCACCACCGCACCCCAACCCCTGGCCGGCCTGCGCGTCGTCGAGTTCACGCACATGGTGATGGGGCCGACCTGCGGCATGGTGCTCGCGGACATGGGCGCGGAAGTGATCAAGGTCGAGCCGATCGACGGCGACCGCACGCGCCGCCTGCTTGGCGCGGGCTCCGGCTTCTTCCCCATGTTCAACCGCAACAAGAAGAGCATCGGCATCGACCTGCACGACCCGCGCGGTGCCGAGGCGGCGCGCAAGCTGTGCGCCACTGCCGATGTCGTCGCCGAGAACTTCAAGCCGGACACGATGGCGAAGTACGGGCTCGACTACGCATCGCTCAGCAAGGCGAACCCGCGCATCATCTACGCGAGCCACAAGGGCTTCCTGCCCGGTCCGTACGACCACCGCACGGCGCTCGACGAGGTGGTGCAGATGATGGGCGGGCTCGCGTACATGACAGGCCGCCCCGGCGACCCCTTGCGCGCCGGCACGAGCGTGAACGACATCATGGGCGGGCTCTTCGGGGCGATCGGCGTGCTGGGCGCGCTGATCCAGCGCGGCATCACCGGCCAAGGTATGGAAGTGCAGTCGGCCCTGTTCGAGAACAACGTGTTCCTCATGGGGCAGCACATGCTGCAGTTCGCGATGACGGGCAAGCACCCGGCGCCCATGCCCGCGCGCGACAACCCCTGGGCGGTGTACGACGTCTTCACCGTCAAGGATGGCGAACAGATCTTCCTCGCGGCGGTGAGCGATGCGCAGTGGCTCACCTTCTGCGACGCGCTGGGGTTCGCCGACCTGAAGGCGGAGCCTTCGCTCGCCACCAACAACCTGCGCGTCGTGGAGCGGCCGCGCCTCTTGAAGGCGATCGCGGAGCGCATCGCGCATCGCAGCGCGGCCGAGCTGGCATCGTCGATGGAGAAGGCGGGATTGCCCTTCGCGCCGATCCGCAAGCCCGAAGACCTGTACGATGACGAGCACCTGCTCGCGACCGGCGGCCTGGCCGACGTGACGCTGCCCGACGGCCCCAAAGCGGGCGAGAAGGTGAAGACGACGCTCTTTCCGATCACGATGGCCGGGCAGCGCCTGGGCGTGCGGATGGACCCGCCGCGGATGGGCCAGCACAGCCGGGAACTGCTGGCGACGGCGGGCTTCGCCGCCAGCGAGATCGACGAACTCATCGCCCAGGGCGTCGCCGCCTGA
- a CDS encoding hydroxymethylglutaryl-CoA lyase: MQEQSLRPRSLPRVGIIREMGLRDGLQSIAAVMPTAHKIEWIRAAYEAGQREIEVGSFVPARLLPQLADTAEVLAFAKTLPGLQASVLVPNLKGAERAIAESACLMLVPLSASHAHSLANLRKAPDEVVADIARIRAARDAAGSGTLIEVGISTAFGCTIQGRVEPSEVVRLVKAVLDTGVDRVSLADTVGYADPAMVREMFELTLPIAGDRLNCGHFHDTRGLGLANVYAALELGVSRFDACLGGIGGCPHAPGASGNVATEDLAYMLASMGIATGQDFDALLALRARLAGWLAGETLHGSLWRAGLPKTMKEFA; this comes from the coding sequence ATGCAAGAACAATCCCTTCGGCCCCGGTCCCTCCCGCGCGTGGGGATCATCCGCGAGATGGGCCTGCGCGATGGCCTGCAGAGCATTGCCGCCGTGATGCCCACGGCCCACAAGATCGAGTGGATCCGGGCGGCCTACGAGGCCGGGCAACGCGAGATCGAGGTGGGCTCCTTCGTGCCCGCCCGCCTGCTGCCGCAACTCGCGGACACCGCCGAGGTGCTCGCCTTCGCGAAGACGCTGCCCGGGCTGCAGGCCTCCGTGCTCGTGCCCAACCTCAAGGGCGCGGAGCGGGCGATCGCGGAGAGTGCCTGCCTGATGCTCGTGCCGCTGTCCGCAAGCCACGCGCACAGCCTCGCGAACCTGCGCAAGGCGCCGGACGAGGTGGTGGCGGACATCGCGCGCATCCGCGCGGCGCGGGACGCCGCGGGGTCCGGCACGCTCATCGAAGTCGGGATCAGCACCGCGTTCGGCTGCACGATCCAGGGCCGGGTCGAGCCGTCCGAAGTCGTCCGCCTGGTGAAGGCGGTGCTGGACACGGGCGTGGACCGCGTGAGCCTCGCCGACACGGTGGGCTACGCCGACCCGGCGATGGTGCGGGAGATGTTCGAGCTCACGCTGCCCATCGCGGGCGACAGGCTCAACTGCGGGCACTTCCACGACACGCGGGGCCTGGGCCTGGCCAACGTCTACGCCGCGCTCGAGCTGGGCGTGAGCCGCTTCGACGCCTGCCTGGGCGGGATCGGCGGCTGCCCGCATGCGCCCGGCGCGAGCGGGAATGTCGCGACCGAAGACCTCGCCTACATGCTCGCGAGCATGGGCATCGCGACGGGCCAGGACTTCGACGCGCTGCTCGCGCTGCGCGCACGGCTGGCGGGCTGGCTCGCCGGGGAAACACTGCACGGCTCGCTGTGGCGCGCCGGGCTCCCGAAGACGATGAAGGAATTCGCATGA
- a CDS encoding LysR family transcriptional regulator has translation MRDLDLTTLRLFVSVCETGNIARAGERANIVGSAISKRLAQLEDTVGTPLLARKRHGVQPTAAGQTLLEHARAMLDGAARIEHDMLGYAAGLRGQVRILASVSAMAESLADDVASFLQLPAHGKIQVDMEERVSPEIVRGVRDGTASLGVCWDAAEIGELQSRPYRSDHLCMVLPAGHPLGRRKTLRFEETLDWEHVSLPVNSAVQVMLQREAARLCRSLIHRVIVTNFEAALRVVRAGLAVSLVPREVAEVYAASYGLRIVPLAEPWAQRRFIICFRDAKALSPSAQLLVDHLASRQHA, from the coding sequence TTGCGCGACCTCGACCTCACCACCCTGCGGCTCTTCGTGAGCGTCTGCGAAACGGGCAACATCGCCCGCGCCGGCGAACGCGCCAACATCGTCGGCTCCGCGATCAGCAAGCGGCTCGCGCAACTCGAGGACACGGTCGGCACGCCGCTGCTCGCGCGCAAGCGCCACGGGGTGCAGCCCACCGCCGCGGGCCAGACGCTGCTGGAGCACGCCCGCGCCATGCTCGACGGCGCCGCGCGCATCGAGCACGACATGCTCGGCTATGCCGCCGGCCTGCGCGGGCAGGTGCGCATCCTCGCCTCCGTGTCCGCCATGGCCGAATCGCTCGCGGACGACGTCGCGTCCTTCCTGCAACTCCCCGCGCACGGGAAGATCCAGGTGGACATGGAGGAACGCGTCAGCCCGGAGATCGTGCGGGGCGTGCGCGACGGCACGGCGTCGCTCGGCGTGTGCTGGGACGCGGCCGAGATCGGCGAGCTGCAATCGCGCCCCTACCGCAGCGACCACCTGTGCATGGTGCTGCCGGCGGGCCACCCGCTCGGCAGGCGCAAGACCTTGCGGTTCGAGGAAACGCTGGACTGGGAGCACGTGAGCCTGCCCGTCAACAGCGCGGTGCAGGTCATGCTGCAGCGCGAGGCCGCGCGGCTCTGCCGCAGCCTCATCCACCGCGTGATCGTCACCAACTTCGAGGCCGCGCTGCGCGTGGTGCGCGCGGGCCTGGCCGTGAGCCTCGTGCCGCGCGAAGTGGCCGAGGTCTACGCCGCGTCCTACGGCCTGCGTATCGTGCCGCTGGCCGAGCCCTGGGCGCAGCGGCGCTTCATCATCTGCTTTCGCGACGCGAAAGCGCTCTCGCCATCGGCGCAACTGCTCGTCGACCACCTCGCCTCGCGGCAGCACGCATGA
- a CDS encoding aconitase family protein, protein MTESTPTLSLGPAPRLLFLCEDPALVQAQLQGTQLAPASAGRLRDDISTDEITPVKIMSHYDRQLARFVYTGFEAGAQWPIGIGAVHAQGFQVTVGGRRYGKGSSREHSPAAERHAGIRLVIAESFERIYRQNADNIGLLTSTDMGLVARIQAGEDIAIEELLAGRDELAQSIVRSGGLLRFGQRFLAGGTSTRPDTAPAVGPRTLAEKIIARHLLRTPVTPPSPAPGEGAFVRADHRFIHEYYTGMASVMLDEALGSSYALHDPASIIVFEDHTSYVGESPAHQGEMVVNMQAMCRAQRDFIARHGLRHHRTLTEAEAALDDGSNVAGISHAMMAEHYALPGQVVVGTDSHTPHSGALGCLAFGVGTTDMANAFVTGAVRLTLPQSLRIELEGVLPRGVTAKDVVLHLLALPDIRAGAGVGKVFEFAGPAIRAMTTDERATLTNMTAELGGFTGIVEPDEETVRFIRERRGVDVVLEAWMHSDAGAAYAQTIALDCSALTPMVARPGDPGNGVPLGEVAPRERIQIAYGGSCTAGKREDFDHYHEVLSWAAARGLRVPDEVTLYLQFGTTAVRDYCIAKGYMAAFEQVGARMLQPSCGACANCGPGSSTSPQQVTISAINRNFPGRSGPGQVWLGSPPTVAASAIAGQIVSFEELKQRYPRG, encoded by the coding sequence ATGACCGAATCCACACCCACGCTCTCGCTCGGCCCCGCGCCGCGCCTCCTGTTCCTCTGCGAAGACCCGGCGCTCGTGCAGGCGCAGTTGCAGGGCACGCAGCTCGCCCCCGCATCCGCCGGACGCCTGCGCGACGACATCTCCACCGACGAGATCACGCCCGTGAAGATCATGTCGCACTACGACAGGCAGCTCGCCCGCTTCGTGTACACCGGCTTCGAGGCGGGCGCGCAGTGGCCGATCGGCATCGGCGCTGTTCATGCGCAGGGCTTCCAGGTCACCGTCGGGGGGCGCCGCTACGGCAAGGGGTCGTCGCGCGAACACAGCCCGGCGGCGGAGCGCCATGCCGGCATCCGGCTCGTGATCGCGGAAAGCTTCGAGCGGATCTACCGCCAGAACGCGGACAACATCGGCCTCCTCACCTCCACCGACATGGGCCTGGTCGCGCGCATCCAGGCGGGCGAGGACATCGCCATCGAGGAACTGCTCGCGGGGCGCGACGAACTCGCGCAGTCCATCGTGCGCAGCGGCGGCCTCCTGCGCTTCGGGCAACGCTTCCTGGCCGGCGGCACTTCCACGCGGCCGGACACGGCACCAGCCGTCGGGCCGCGAACGCTCGCCGAAAAGATCATCGCGCGCCACCTGCTGCGCACGCCCGTGACGCCGCCTTCCCCCGCGCCGGGCGAAGGCGCCTTCGTGCGCGCGGACCATCGGTTCATCCACGAGTACTACACCGGCATGGCCTCCGTGATGCTGGACGAGGCGCTGGGCTCGTCGTATGCGCTGCACGACCCGGCCTCCATCATCGTGTTCGAAGACCACACGTCCTATGTCGGGGAGAGCCCCGCGCACCAGGGCGAAATGGTCGTGAACATGCAGGCGATGTGCCGAGCGCAGCGCGACTTCATCGCGCGGCACGGCCTGCGCCATCACCGCACGCTCACCGAGGCCGAGGCCGCCCTGGACGACGGCAGCAACGTCGCCGGCATTTCGCACGCGATGATGGCGGAGCACTACGCGCTGCCGGGGCAGGTGGTCGTCGGGACGGATTCGCACACGCCGCACAGCGGCGCGCTGGGCTGCCTCGCGTTCGGTGTGGGCACCACCGACATGGCGAACGCCTTCGTCACGGGTGCCGTGCGGCTCACCCTGCCGCAGTCGCTTCGCATCGAGCTCGAGGGCGTGCTGCCGCGCGGCGTCACCGCCAAGGACGTGGTGCTGCACCTGCTGGCGCTGCCGGACATCCGCGCGGGCGCAGGCGTCGGCAAGGTGTTCGAGTTCGCGGGCCCGGCGATCCGCGCGATGACGACCGACGAGCGCGCGACGCTCACCAACATGACGGCGGAACTCGGCGGGTTCACCGGCATCGTCGAGCCGGACGAGGAGACCGTGCGCTTCATCAGGGAGCGGCGCGGCGTGGATGTCGTCCTCGAAGCATGGATGCACAGCGATGCGGGCGCGGCCTACGCGCAAACCATCGCGCTCGATTGCAGCGCGCTCACGCCCATGGTCGCGCGGCCCGGCGACCCCGGCAACGGCGTGCCTCTGGGCGAAGTGGCCCCGCGCGAACGCATCCAGATCGCCTACGGCGGCTCGTGCACCGCCGGCAAGCGCGAGGACTTCGACCACTACCACGAGGTGCTCTCCTGGGCCGCAGCGCGCGGCCTGCGCGTGCCGGACGAGGTGACGCTCTACCTGCAGTTCGGCACGACCGCCGTGCGCGACTACTGCATCGCCAAGGGCTACATGGCCGCCTTCGAACAGGTGGGCGCGCGCATGCTGCAGCCGTCGTGCGGCGCGTGCGCGAATTGCGGACCGGGGTCGTCGACGTCCCCGCAGCAAGTGACGATCAGCGCCATCAACCGCAATTTCCCCGGGCGCTCCGGGCCGGGCCAGGTGTGGCTAGGCAGCCCGCCCACTGTCGCCGCGAGCGCGATCGCCGGGCAGATCGTCTCCTTCGAGGAATTGAAGCAGCGCTATCCGCGCGGATGA
- the xerD gene encoding site-specific tyrosine recombinase XerD, whose amino-acid sequence MPDASPHIDAFIDALWLEDGLSRNTLAAYRRDLTLYSEWLGAKGRGIDSSAESDLNGYFAARHGASKATTANRRLTVLKRYFRWALRERLITADPTLRLESAKQALRVPKTLTEAQVESLLDAPDVDTPLGLRDRTMLELMYASGLRVSELVGLKTFNVGMNEGVLRVLGKGSKERLVPFGQVARDWITRYLAEARPVILGGQQSDDLFVTARGQGMTRVMFWVIVKKAAATAGITSPLSPHTLRHAFATHLLNHGADLRAVQMLLGHADISTTTIYTHVARERLKQLHAQHHPRG is encoded by the coding sequence ATGCCCGACGCTTCACCCCACATCGACGCCTTCATCGACGCCCTCTGGCTGGAAGACGGGCTGTCGCGCAACACGCTCGCGGCGTACCGGCGCGATCTCACGCTCTATTCGGAATGGCTCGGCGCCAAGGGGCGCGGCATCGACAGTTCGGCGGAGTCCGACCTGAACGGATATTTCGCGGCGCGCCACGGCGCGAGCAAGGCCACCACCGCGAACCGCCGCCTCACGGTGCTCAAGCGCTATTTCCGCTGGGCGCTGCGCGAGCGCCTCATCACCGCCGACCCGACGCTCCGCCTCGAATCGGCGAAGCAGGCCCTGCGCGTTCCCAAGACCCTGACCGAGGCGCAGGTGGAATCGCTGCTGGATGCGCCGGACGTGGACACGCCCCTCGGCTTGCGCGACCGCACGATGCTGGAGCTCATGTATGCGAGCGGGCTGCGCGTGAGCGAGCTTGTCGGGCTGAAAACCTTCAACGTCGGCATGAACGAAGGCGTGCTGCGCGTGCTGGGCAAGGGCAGCAAGGAGCGGCTCGTTCCCTTCGGCCAGGTCGCGCGCGACTGGATCACGCGTTACTTGGCGGAAGCCCGGCCCGTGATCCTGGGCGGCCAGCAGAGCGACGATCTCTTCGTGACGGCGCGCGGGCAGGGCATGACGCGCGTCATGTTCTGGGTGATCGTGAAGAAGGCCGCGGCCACGGCGGGCATCACGTCGCCGCTGTCACCGCACACGCTGCGGCACGCATTCGCCACGCACCTGCTCAATCACGGTGCCGACCTGCGCGCGGTGCAGATGCTGCTCGGGCACGCGGACATCTCCACCACGACGATCTACACGCACGTCGCGCGGGAGCGGCTGAAGCAGCTGCACGCGCAGCATCATCCGCGCGGATAG
- a CDS encoding cysteine hydrolase family protein, producing the protein MDDKALPKSRRVLLLVDFINPLDFPGSELLAAPAVEAAKAAARLARHMRAAGEAVIYANDNFGSWTSDFNSMVTTLAKGGGPSAAIIRLLRPKRGDLTVLKPMHSAFYGSPLDILLQKMGARSLVIAGLATDICVQLTAADGFLRQMKMHVPEDCTAAEGEDKKQAALAYMREILKCDTAPFLKAHRRKAQ; encoded by the coding sequence GTGGATGACAAGGCCCTGCCGAAGAGCCGGCGCGTGCTGCTGCTGGTGGATTTCATCAACCCGCTCGACTTTCCCGGCTCGGAACTGCTGGCGGCGCCCGCCGTGGAAGCAGCGAAGGCGGCCGCGCGGCTCGCCCGCCACATGCGCGCAGCCGGCGAGGCGGTGATCTACGCCAACGACAACTTCGGCAGCTGGACGTCGGACTTCAACTCGATGGTGACCACGCTCGCGAAGGGCGGCGGGCCGAGCGCGGCCATCATCCGCCTGCTCAGGCCGAAGCGGGGCGATCTCACCGTGCTCAAGCCCATGCACTCGGCGTTCTACGGCTCCCCGCTGGACATCCTGCTGCAGAAAATGGGCGCGCGGTCGCTGGTGATCGCGGGCCTGGCCACGGACATCTGCGTGCAGCTCACCGCGGCCGACGGCTTCCTGCGCCAGATGAAGATGCACGTGCCCGAGGACTGCACCGCGGCCGAGGGCGAGGACAAGAAGCAGGCGGCGCTCGCGTACATGCGCGAGATCCTCAAGTGCGACACCGCCCCCTTCCTGAAGGCGCACCGGCGAAAGGCACAATGA